From the genome of Clostridium sp. BNL1100, one region includes:
- a CDS encoding glycogen/starch synthase → MNLSNKQLKILFVSAEVDPFAKTGGLADVAGSLPKELTLLGQDVRVLMPRYKSINKDLTYVADFPVEMGERKETCVIKESCIPVSGSKEVKVYFIENYHYYYRDGIYCYQDDAQRFIMLCKAALEMLPYIDFKPDIIHCNDWHTGPLCLMLKEKYAKQDFYKDITTVYTIHNLEYQGNFGADICGFLNVEEDFFTYDKAEFYGMFSFMKCGLVYSDKINTVSKQYAEEILSTAYGEKMEGILNNRKKDLFGIVNGISYEEFDPGKNEDIYKVYDSKCPWNKKENKRKFQKEVGLAESDAPLLAVVTRLTHQKGLELILGCIDRFIKENDIQLAVLGIGDEYYHNSFKELEKKYPDNVAVFLEFNQKLAKKIYASADMFLMPSRFEPCGLGQIISFRYGTIPVVRATGGLAETVIDYDKDRKNGNGFSFSEFDEKEFENTLNRAIQVYYKKSKEWEELVVRALESDFSWKKPCIKYLDLYNIAIENKNR, encoded by the coding sequence GTGAATTTATCTAATAAACAGTTAAAAATACTTTTTGTATCCGCAGAAGTTGACCCTTTCGCAAAGACCGGGGGCTTAGCTGATGTTGCAGGTTCTCTGCCAAAGGAGTTAACGTTGTTGGGGCAGGATGTAAGAGTGCTTATGCCACGATACAAAAGTATAAATAAAGATTTAACTTATGTTGCCGATTTTCCTGTTGAAATGGGCGAAAGAAAAGAAACATGTGTAATCAAGGAAAGCTGTATACCTGTTTCAGGTTCAAAAGAAGTTAAGGTCTATTTTATAGAAAACTATCATTATTATTATAGAGACGGTATATATTGCTATCAGGATGATGCACAAAGATTTATAATGCTGTGCAAGGCAGCCCTTGAAATGTTGCCATATATTGACTTTAAGCCGGATATTATTCATTGCAATGACTGGCATACAGGCCCGTTATGCCTGATGCTGAAAGAAAAATATGCAAAACAGGATTTTTATAAAGATATTACCACGGTTTATACAATTCACAATCTTGAGTATCAAGGAAATTTCGGTGCTGATATATGCGGTTTTCTGAACGTGGAGGAAGACTTCTTTACCTATGACAAGGCTGAATTTTATGGAATGTTCAGCTTTATGAAATGCGGGCTTGTATATTCCGATAAAATAAATACAGTAAGCAAGCAGTATGCAGAAGAAATTCTTTCAACTGCATACGGAGAAAAAATGGAAGGTATACTTAATAACAGGAAAAAAGACCTTTTTGGTATTGTAAATGGAATATCTTACGAAGAGTTCGATCCCGGTAAGAATGAAGATATATATAAGGTTTATGACTCTAAGTGCCCATGGAATAAGAAGGAAAATAAAAGAAAATTCCAGAAAGAGGTCGGCTTAGCTGAAAGTGATGCTCCACTGTTGGCAGTTGTTACGAGATTGACACACCAGAAGGGGCTGGAACTAATTTTGGGGTGTATTGACAGATTTATAAAAGAAAATGATATACAGTTGGCTGTGCTTGGAATCGGGGATGAATATTATCACAACTCATTTAAGGAACTTGAGAAAAAGTACCCCGATAATGTAGCAGTTTTTTTGGAATTCAATCAAAAACTGGCTAAAAAGATATATGCCTCAGCAGATATGTTCTTAATGCCTTCTCGTTTCGAACCGTGCGGCTTAGGACAGATTATTAGTTTCAGATATGGTACTATTCCCGTTGTAAGGGCTACAGGAGGCCTTGCTGAAACTGTAATAGATTATGATAAGGATAGAAAAAACGGAAATGGGTTCTCTTTCTCTGAATTTGATGAAAAGGAATTTGAGAATACTTTGAATAGGGCAATACAGGTTTATTACAAAAAGAGTAAAGAGTGGGAAGAACTGGTTGTCAGGGCATTGGAAAGTGATTTTTCTTGGAAGAAGCCTTGTATTAAGTACTTAGATTTATATAATATAGCTATAGAAAACAAA
- a CDS encoding trypsin-like peptidase domain-containing protein, producing MIDDRDDKINENGSNSDQPQNDNGTYEVNSNSESQGSVNESQEDNTNSSDQYEKMNPVIENNEPVDNVAGEKTNQDTVDLNTQESQTRPQEGVTSDFSVKDNSWETQGVTSPAYNNYYKESFKKTNTKKSNAWKYVLVSAVSSLVGAALLALLMLFIAPVVQPHIKEYLGNNFPGLKTESTQPNITGELKRVEIVQNGESAVTSVAEKVGPSVVGIKTSYQNTNELFGVQSEGGEGSGIIISADGYILTNHHVIEGALNDKTRGIRSDAKIEVFLPNKIDKPYSATVKGYDSKTDLAVLKINETNLPVIEFGNSDDIKIGEPAIAIGNPGGLEYMGSLTYGVISGLNRTVQLDGGKRIRLVQTDAAINPGNSGGALVNIKGQLIGVNTVKMVATGFEGLGFAIPVNEAKRIADELMTKTYIAKPYLGISVNEQYTEDIAKANNMPAGVYVADVELFGAAAKAGIMPGDVITKFNNKAVKSYDELEELKNKMKPGDVVKIEIFRDGNTKTVQAKLGETK from the coding sequence ATGATCGACGATAGAGATGATAAGATAAATGAAAATGGTTCCAATAGTGACCAGCCGCAGAATGATAACGGCACTTATGAAGTAAACAGTAATTCTGAATCACAGGGGTCTGTAAATGAAAGTCAGGAGGATAACACAAATAGTAGCGACCAATATGAAAAAATGAATCCTGTAATTGAGAATAATGAGCCGGTTGATAATGTAGCCGGAGAAAAAACAAATCAAGATACTGTTGATTTAAACACACAAGAATCACAAACCAGACCACAAGAAGGCGTTACGTCTGATTTTAGTGTAAAAGATAACAGTTGGGAAACGCAAGGTGTAACGAGCCCGGCTTATAACAATTATTACAAGGAAAGCTTTAAAAAAACAAATACTAAAAAGTCTAATGCATGGAAATATGTATTGGTATCAGCTGTAAGCTCACTTGTTGGAGCAGCTCTTCTTGCATTGTTAATGCTTTTTATAGCTCCGGTTGTACAGCCACATATTAAAGAATACCTTGGAAATAATTTCCCGGGTCTTAAAACAGAAAGTACACAACCCAATATTACCGGAGAACTAAAACGAGTAGAAATTGTACAAAACGGAGAATCAGCAGTTACAAGTGTAGCAGAAAAAGTTGGGCCTTCTGTAGTTGGTATAAAAACATCTTATCAGAATACAAATGAATTATTTGGTGTTCAGTCTGAAGGCGGCGAAGGTTCAGGAATAATAATTAGTGCAGATGGATATATCCTTACTAACCATCACGTTATTGAAGGGGCTTTAAATGACAAAACCAGAGGTATCAGAAGTGATGCAAAAATTGAAGTGTTCCTTCCAAACAAAATAGATAAGCCATATTCTGCGACAGTTAAAGGCTACGATTCTAAAACAGACCTTGCTGTTTTGAAAATAAATGAGACAAATCTACCTGTTATAGAGTTTGGTAATTCAGATGACATTAAAATAGGTGAGCCGGCCATTGCAATAGGCAATCCGGGAGGCCTCGAATACATGGGTTCTTTGACATACGGTGTTATTAGTGGACTAAACAGAACCGTTCAGTTGGATGGAGGAAAGAGAATTAGGCTTGTTCAGACAGATGCTGCTATAAACCCCGGAAACAGCGGCGGTGCATTGGTGAATATTAAGGGACAGCTTATTGGAGTAAATACAGTAAAAATGGTTGCAACAGGATTTGAAGGACTTGGTTTTGCAATCCCCGTAAATGAAGCAAAAAGAATAGCAGACGAACTTATGACAAAAACCTACATTGCAAAACCTTATCTGGGGATTTCAGTTAATGAGCAATATACGGAGGATATAGCAAAGGCAAATAATATGCCGGCAGGTGTATATGTAGCAGATGTTGAACTGTTTGGTGCCGCTGCTAAAGCAGGTATAATGCCTGGGGACGTAATAACTAAATTCAATAATAAAGCAGTTAAGTCCTATGATGAGCTTGAAGAATTGAAGAATAAGATGAAACCTGGAGATGTTGTTAAGATTGAAATCTTCAGAGATGGAAATACAAAAACTGTTCAGGCGAAATTAGGCGAAACAAAGTAA
- a CDS encoding HD domain-containing phosphohydrolase, with translation MNLSKYYSHLVKIIICVIALPCFIYGIYMNAEKPLAITCGLCILFLAYDICEYIIIDRKNRKNIKKYGILQQNEYLLNTIAGKSYFKTLKLLVEKQNQLEALSITSEKFNSTIEIENIIRYVYDVFKKFTGCDRCLICFKDVNSQDIYCKYELGEIVFGEVGKYFDEDSVVTQCFNTNSVVVKCGIEIKRRGILGDKLVIPLSISDEQLGVIFLETKNKDSFKKVNLTFLQSLANYAAVAMYKSQLINDVYLQKQEIEALYEETAAVNDDLNNNIESLNIAKDELRQKNEELLRYSESLNTGYIQTVMSLVNAIEAKDAYTSGHCQRVMEISCEIAARMKLDEDTIQDLRYAAILHDIGKIGVSASILNKSDKLTDGEYEEIKKHPLISYNILKNVEFLRNGLKAILEHHEKYNGGGYPNGLKGEEISLLGRILCIADAFDAMTSDRTYRRGMTMELAINEIERCKGIQFDPRISDLFINMIKELINN, from the coding sequence ATGAACTTAAGCAAATATTATTCACATCTAGTTAAAATAATTATATGCGTTATAGCTTTACCATGCTTTATATACGGAATTTATATGAATGCTGAGAAACCGTTGGCTATAACTTGTGGTTTGTGTATTTTATTTTTAGCATATGATATTTGTGAATATATTATTATAGATAGAAAAAACCGAAAAAATATAAAAAAATATGGTATTCTCCAGCAAAATGAGTATCTTCTCAATACAATAGCGGGAAAGAGCTATTTTAAGACTTTAAAACTTCTTGTAGAAAAACAGAATCAGTTGGAAGCTTTAAGCATAACGTCTGAAAAATTTAACTCTACAATTGAAATTGAAAATATAATTAGATATGTGTACGATGTATTTAAAAAGTTTACCGGGTGTGACAGGTGCCTTATTTGCTTCAAAGATGTAAATTCTCAAGATATATATTGTAAATATGAATTGGGAGAAATAGTGTTTGGAGAAGTAGGGAAATATTTTGATGAGGATTCTGTTGTTACACAATGTTTTAATACAAATTCCGTTGTAGTTAAATGCGGAATTGAGATTAAAAGAAGAGGTATACTGGGAGATAAGCTTGTGATACCACTGAGCATATCAGACGAACAGTTGGGTGTTATTTTTCTAGAAACAAAAAATAAAGATTCTTTTAAAAAAGTAAACCTTACATTTCTCCAAAGTCTTGCAAATTATGCGGCTGTTGCCATGTATAAATCTCAGCTAATAAATGATGTATATTTACAAAAGCAGGAAATAGAAGCCCTTTATGAGGAAACTGCTGCGGTAAACGACGATTTGAATAATAATATTGAAAGTCTCAATATAGCCAAGGACGAACTTCGCCAAAAAAATGAAGAGCTTCTAAGGTACTCAGAAAGCCTAAATACAGGATATATACAAACTGTTATGTCTTTGGTAAATGCAATCGAGGCAAAGGATGCTTATACCAGCGGACATTGCCAGAGGGTGATGGAAATTTCATGTGAAATTGCTGCTCGCATGAAGTTGGATGAAGATACTATACAGGATTTAAGATATGCGGCTATTTTGCACGATATTGGAAAGATAGGAGTATCAGCTTCAATTCTCAATAAATCAGACAAATTAACTGATGGTGAATATGAAGAAATTAAAAAACATCCACTCATTTCCTATAATATACTTAAAAATGTAGAGTTTTTAAGAAACGGCTTAAAAGCAATTCTGGAACATCACGAAAAATATAACGGTGGAGGTTATCCTAATGGGCTGAAGGGTGAGGAAATCAGTCTTTTAGGAAGAATATTATGTATAGCCGATGCCTTTGATGCAATGACAAGTGACAGAACATACCGAAGAGGTATGACAATGGAATTGGCAATTAACGAAATTGAAAGATGCAAGGGGATTCAGTTTGACCCAAGAATATCGGATCTTTTTATAAACATGATTAAAGAGCTGATTAACAACTAG
- a CDS encoding ATP-binding protein → MIRFKKTIFQKLVVVFIGLLVLSYVVTGGFLYYFLNGFVTKQQTDTLGESAENIRDFFYNYYLPNKNNQLVQGIFRQTLEMYSVSSNSIIWIVDNTGHILISVSSDDQISDVLKQYIDDSGYPKLPDIRQYIKVMNSSGKTQTETGNFFGFFSNEAFQKYGSSWLTIQMPFEVTPINGRQQTIAAVYLHTPVPAIQKVRTSVFSLFLISGGVAIILAIILVYIFSIRFTRPLKQINNAAKIIAGGDFQKRIVVSSQDEIGQLADSFNHMVEDLHRLEELRRGFIANVSHELRTPMTSIRGFIEGILDGTIPPEKQKDYLRIVRDETNRLNRLVNDLLDLAKMESGELTLSMKAFDINELIRICVIKLETLITSKNIEIEANFEIDSMMVLADKDSIERVIINLLHNAVKFSNENGKIIVETAKNKDKVNVSVKDNGIGIDSDDKKRIWDRFYKSDKSRGKDKTGTGLGLAIVKNIITEHKQDIWVESEVGKGTKFTFTLDYYKSHIED, encoded by the coding sequence ATGATCAGATTTAAAAAGACAATATTTCAGAAGCTCGTAGTGGTTTTTATAGGACTCCTTGTTTTAAGCTACGTAGTTACAGGAGGCTTTTTGTACTATTTTTTAAATGGTTTCGTAACAAAACAGCAGACTGATACTCTTGGTGAGAGCGCAGAAAATATAAGGGACTTCTTCTACAATTATTACCTACCAAATAAAAACAACCAACTGGTGCAGGGGATTTTCCGTCAAACTCTTGAAATGTATAGTGTTTCAAGTAATTCTATAATTTGGATTGTCGATAATACAGGACATATCCTTATATCGGTATCCAGCGATGACCAAATAAGTGATGTTCTGAAGCAGTACATAGATGATTCGGGATATCCGAAGCTGCCGGATATAAGGCAATATATAAAAGTAATGAATAGCAGTGGTAAAACTCAAACAGAAACAGGAAACTTTTTTGGCTTTTTTAGTAATGAAGCTTTCCAAAAATACGGAAGTTCGTGGCTTACCATCCAGATGCCCTTTGAAGTAACACCAATTAATGGCAGGCAGCAGACTATAGCGGCCGTTTACCTGCATACTCCGGTACCTGCAATTCAAAAAGTAAGAACCTCGGTATTCAGCCTATTTCTTATTTCAGGTGGAGTAGCCATAATTCTGGCAATAATTCTAGTTTATATATTTTCAATAAGGTTTACACGTCCTTTAAAACAGATTAACAATGCCGCAAAAATAATTGCAGGGGGAGACTTCCAAAAAAGAATTGTGGTCAGTTCGCAGGATGAGATAGGGCAACTTGCGGACAGTTTTAATCATATGGTTGAAGATTTGCATAGGCTGGAAGAGCTCAGAAGAGGGTTTATTGCCAATGTTTCCCACGAACTACGCACGCCAATGACCTCTATAAGAGGCTTTATAGAAGGTATCCTTGACGGTACTATACCGCCTGAAAAGCAAAAAGACTACTTAAGGATTGTGCGGGATGAAACCAACAGGCTTAACAGATTGGTGAATGATCTTCTGGATCTGGCGAAAATGGAATCCGGTGAGTTGACGTTATCTATGAAGGCATTTGACATAAACGAATTAATAAGAATTTGCGTAATAAAGTTGGAAACTCTAATCACCTCTAAAAATATAGAAATTGAAGCTAATTTTGAGATAGACAGCATGATGGTATTAGCTGACAAAGACTCCATTGAACGGGTTATTATAAACCTATTACACAATGCCGTAAAATTTTCAAATGAAAATGGTAAGATAATAGTTGAAACTGCAAAGAATAAAGATAAGGTCAATGTATCTGTTAAAGATAACGGCATCGGAATAGACAGCGATGATAAAAAAAGAATATGGGACAGATTTTACAAATCCGATAAATCAAGGGGAAAGGATAAAACAGGTACCGGTCTTGGTTTAGCAATCGTAAAAAATATTATAACTGAACATAAGCAGGATATATGGGTAGAAAGTGAGGTAGGAAAAGGAACAAAGTTTACGTTTACACTTGATTACTACAAAAGTCATATTGAAGATTAA
- a CDS encoding response regulator transcription factor, whose protein sequence is MSSKSKVLIVDDDRNICELIGLYLEKEGYEVLYAYNGLNAVDTFKIQTPSLVVLDIMLPGIDGWQVCREIRKVSSIPIIMLTAKGETFDKVLGLELGADDYMVKPFEPKELVARVKAVLRRYEHKEVDTLEVAFPNLIINKSNYTIRLKGNLIELPPKELELLFFLASNPNKVFTREQLLEHVWGFDFYGDSRTVDVHVKRVREKIDLEGQPWQLKTVWGVGYKFEVK, encoded by the coding sequence ATGAGTAGTAAAAGTAAAGTATTAATAGTTGACGATGACAGAAATATATGTGAGTTGATAGGGCTATACCTTGAAAAAGAAGGATATGAAGTCCTTTATGCTTATAATGGGCTTAACGCTGTTGATACATTTAAAATACAGACTCCTAGCCTGGTAGTTCTGGATATTATGCTTCCCGGAATTGACGGTTGGCAGGTATGCCGGGAAATAAGGAAGGTAAGTTCTATACCTATTATTATGTTAACTGCGAAAGGCGAAACCTTTGACAAGGTCCTTGGACTGGAGCTGGGAGCAGATGATTACATGGTTAAACCCTTCGAGCCTAAAGAGCTTGTTGCAAGGGTAAAGGCAGTATTGAGAAGATATGAGCATAAGGAAGTTGATACATTGGAAGTTGCATTTCCAAACCTGATTATAAATAAAAGCAATTATACAATCAGGCTTAAGGGCAACCTGATAGAACTTCCTCCAAAGGAACTGGAACTCTTGTTTTTCCTAGCCTCCAATCCAAATAAGGTTTTTACAAGGGAACAGCTTCTGGAACACGTATGGGGATTTGATTTTTATGGGGATTCCAGAACTGTTGATGTACACGTAAAGAGAGTTCGTGAAAAAATAGATCTGGAAGGTCAACCGTGGCAGCTAAAAACCGTATGGGGTGTTGGCTATAAGTTTGAGGTGAAATAA
- the recN gene encoding DNA repair protein RecN, whose protein sequence is MLLQLDIQNIALIDKISLEIAPGLNVLTGETGAGKSILIDSINAVLGERVNRDIIRNGKEKAFIEAVFEYDSTYINDILNELGIEHEDGSLILSREIGLSGKNTCRINGRLVNVSVLKQVGQLLLDIHGQHDNQSLLKTESHIELLDAFGGEAIQKVKSEYHCLFEEYKSVKSKLKGIVGDKGEIERRMDMLKFQIDEIKNAKLKEGEDEELLKRRQLLANSEKIMNSIHSSYQLLSDGGDSGKSALYNINKALSELAAVQKYDEGLIPLSEKLESVVYQLEDICEELRARRDEGDFDPDELSVIEERLDIITRVKRKYGAGIMEALDFLKKSQVEYDELLQSESLAEDLKKQLVSITQKLLETATKLHSQREKAALILESNITAELENLEMKNARFKVNIIMDDTKNNFTKNGLDNVEFLISSNAGEPLKPLSRIASGGEMSRIMLAIKTILANVDAIPTLIFDEIDTGISGKAAQKVGEKLSYISRTHQVICVTHLSQLACMADNHLYIEKNSNGENTYTTVRILDEKGRIQEIARIIGGSDITSIAYKHAEELLHSAENFKKK, encoded by the coding sequence ATGCTGTTACAGCTCGATATCCAGAATATTGCACTTATTGATAAGATAAGTCTTGAAATTGCACCGGGGTTAAATGTCCTTACAGGTGAAACCGGTGCAGGAAAGTCCATTCTTATCGATTCAATAAATGCTGTCCTCGGAGAACGTGTAAACAGGGACATAATTAGAAATGGTAAAGAAAAGGCATTTATTGAAGCTGTGTTCGAATATGACAGTACATATATAAATGACATTTTGAACGAACTGGGTATTGAACATGAGGATGGCAGTTTAATCCTATCAAGGGAAATAGGCTTGAGCGGAAAGAATACGTGTCGTATAAACGGAAGATTGGTAAATGTTTCAGTGCTCAAACAGGTAGGGCAGCTTCTTTTAGATATCCACGGTCAGCACGACAATCAGTCGCTGCTTAAAACAGAATCACATATTGAATTATTGGATGCTTTTGGCGGAGAAGCCATTCAAAAAGTTAAGTCTGAATATCATTGTCTCTTTGAGGAATATAAATCAGTAAAATCCAAACTCAAAGGCATTGTTGGGGATAAAGGTGAAATTGAACGCAGAATGGATATGCTGAAATTTCAGATTGACGAAATAAAAAATGCCAAACTAAAGGAAGGCGAGGACGAGGAGCTATTAAAAAGGAGACAACTACTCGCTAATTCCGAGAAAATAATGAATTCCATACATAGTTCTTATCAATTGCTGAGTGATGGCGGAGACAGTGGTAAATCAGCTCTATATAATATTAACAAGGCACTTTCCGAGCTTGCTGCCGTTCAGAAGTACGATGAAGGACTTATTCCTTTGTCTGAAAAACTGGAATCAGTTGTTTACCAGCTTGAGGATATTTGTGAGGAGTTGAGGGCAAGAAGGGATGAAGGTGATTTTGACCCTGATGAACTGTCCGTAATAGAGGAAAGACTTGATATTATTACCAGGGTAAAGAGGAAGTATGGAGCAGGTATTATGGAAGCCTTGGATTTTCTCAAGAAATCCCAGGTAGAATATGACGAATTACTCCAGAGTGAAAGCCTTGCTGAAGACTTGAAAAAGCAGCTGGTATCCATAACTCAAAAATTACTGGAAACAGCTACCAAGCTGCATTCTCAGAGGGAAAAGGCAGCTCTGATTCTTGAAAGTAATATAACCGCTGAACTTGAAAATCTTGAAATGAAAAATGCCCGTTTCAAAGTCAATATTATAATGGATGATACAAAGAATAATTTTACTAAAAATGGTTTGGATAATGTGGAATTCCTGATTTCAAGTAATGCGGGGGAACCTCTGAAACCACTTAGCAGAATAGCTTCGGGTGGTGAAATGTCAAGAATTATGCTTGCTATAAAAACTATTCTTGCCAATGTAGATGCAATCCCAACACTTATATTTGATGAGATTGATACTGGAATCAGCGGAAAAGCAGCTCAAAAAGTTGGAGAAAAGCTGTCCTATATATCTAGAACCCATCAGGTTATCTGTGTGACTCACTTGTCCCAGCTGGCTTGTATGGCGGATAATCACCTCTATATTGAAAAAAATTCTAACGGTGAAAATACATACACTACCGTAAGAATTTTGGATGAAAAGGGCCGTATTCAGGAAATAGCAAGAATAATAGGAGGTTCTGACATAACTTCCATTGCTTATAAGCATGCGGAAGAATTACTTCACTCTGCTGAAAATTTTAAGAAAAAATAA
- the spoIVB gene encoding SpoIVB peptidase, which produces MHYIKSNKKKLFVLLFVCFCVITLSYLQAFSVIPEKLILLEGEEYIYNFKSFYFVNIKADNRAVLKLNNTDIKAQGNYLELISPLSFKTQKRGSVKLNFKAFGVIPLKTMQVDIIPSKKLAACGNTIGVKIKMDGILVIGLSEVDKPDGSKSAPAKDGGIKTGDVIYEVNSKKLSGIKDLIDQIDYCKGDKLTIKFKRGNEFMSTTINPIEGVNDKKYHIGLWVRDSTAGIGTMTFYDPETHGFGALGHGITDADTGTLMPVNSGEVMESNIISVRKGEQGTPGELKGIFMENKPPLGNIFTNAECGIYGQMFEDFHINKNRLYPIGLRGQVKVGPATILSNIEGNKIEEFSIMIEKVSRQSFSGPKGMVLRVTDKKLLNSTGGIVQGMSGSPIIQNGKLIGAVTHVLVNDPTRGYGIFVEWMLKNISEFPAKKEAG; this is translated from the coding sequence ATGCACTATATCAAATCAAATAAGAAAAAGCTGTTTGTATTATTATTTGTTTGTTTTTGTGTTATTACACTCAGTTACTTGCAAGCATTTTCCGTAATTCCAGAAAAGCTTATTCTTCTGGAAGGAGAGGAGTATATTTACAATTTTAAGAGCTTCTATTTTGTAAATATCAAGGCTGATAACAGGGCAGTTTTAAAACTTAATAATACTGATATAAAAGCACAGGGGAATTACCTGGAATTAATATCACCCCTTTCTTTTAAAACACAAAAGAGAGGCTCGGTGAAACTTAATTTCAAAGCATTTGGAGTTATACCGTTAAAGACTATGCAAGTAGACATAATTCCTAGCAAAAAGCTTGCTGCATGCGGAAATACTATAGGGGTTAAAATTAAAATGGATGGTATTTTAGTAATCGGTCTTAGTGAGGTTGATAAGCCTGACGGTTCTAAGTCTGCGCCTGCCAAGGATGGAGGTATAAAGACAGGAGATGTCATTTATGAGGTAAATAGCAAAAAATTGTCAGGTATCAAAGATCTGATTGACCAGATTGATTACTGTAAAGGAGACAAGCTAACAATTAAATTCAAACGTGGAAATGAATTTATGAGTACTACCATTAATCCAATTGAAGGCGTAAATGACAAAAAATATCACATTGGATTATGGGTAAGAGACAGCACAGCGGGTATAGGAACTATGACATTTTATGATCCCGAAACTCACGGATTTGGCGCACTGGGGCATGGAATAACGGATGCTGACACCGGAACATTGATGCCCGTTAACAGCGGAGAAGTAATGGAATCAAATATTATTTCGGTAAGAAAAGGCGAGCAAGGAACGCCGGGAGAGCTTAAAGGAATATTCATGGAAAACAAGCCTCCATTGGGAAATATATTTACCAATGCAGAATGCGGAATATATGGGCAGATGTTTGAAGATTTTCATATTAACAAAAACCGATTATATCCAATAGGCTTACGAGGACAAGTAAAAGTTGGACCTGCAACGATTTTGTCAAATATAGAAGGAAACAAAATTGAAGAGTTCAGTATAATGATTGAAAAGGTTTCAAGGCAGTCTTTCAGTGGGCCAAAAGGGATGGTTCTGAGGGTAACTGATAAGAAGCTATTGAATTCTACCGGAGGAATTGTTCAGGGTATGTCAGGCAGTCCAATAATACAAAACGGTAAATTAATCGGAGCTGTCACACATGTTTTGGTTAATGATCCTACAAGAGGTTACGGAATATTTGTAGAATGGATGTTAAAAAATATTTCCGAATTCCCTGCAAAGAAAGAAGCAGGATAA
- the spo0A gene encoding sporulation transcription factor Spo0A, translating to MSSKKIEVLIADDNREFGDILCEYLSNQEDIEVVGLARDGFEAVDLILQNTPDIAILDIIMLHLDGLGVLEKIASSNLEKKPLFIVLSAVGQDKITQRALSLGAEYYIVKPFDMDVLVSRIRQLKDNTYLPSASTSTSMNSSISQHKSDSFITEKKPAHINNTSRSLEVEVTNVMHEIGVPAHIKGYQYLRDAIMMVVKDLDVINSITKLLYPSIAKEYNTTPSRVERAIRHAIEVAWSRGQVEAIDALFGYTVNIGKGKPTNSEFIAMIADKLRLELKVS from the coding sequence TTGAGTAGTAAAAAAATAGAAGTCCTAATCGCAGATGATAACCGAGAGTTTGGAGACATCTTATGCGAGTACTTGTCCAACCAGGAAGATATAGAGGTTGTTGGTCTTGCAAGAGATGGATTCGAAGCAGTTGATTTGATCCTTCAAAATACTCCTGATATAGCAATTCTGGACATAATAATGCTTCATTTGGATGGCTTGGGCGTTTTGGAAAAAATAGCTTCATCCAATCTTGAGAAAAAGCCTTTATTTATTGTTCTTTCTGCCGTAGGACAGGATAAGATTACCCAACGCGCTTTATCATTAGGTGCGGAGTACTACATAGTGAAGCCATTTGACATGGATGTTCTTGTAAGCCGAATCAGACAACTTAAGGATAACACATATTTACCTTCAGCTAGCACTTCCACATCAATGAATTCTTCCATATCGCAACACAAAAGTGATTCATTCATCACAGAAAAGAAACCGGCACATATTAATAATACTTCAAGAAGCCTTGAAGTTGAAGTAACAAATGTCATGCATGAGATTGGAGTACCCGCACATATTAAGGGTTACCAGTATTTGAGAGACGCAATAATGATGGTTGTTAAAGACCTTGACGTTATAAATTCCATCACAAAATTGTTATACCCCAGTATTGCAAAGGAATATAATACTACTCCAAGCAGAGTTGAAAGAGCAATACGCCATGCAATTGAAGTTGCGTGGAGCAGAGGTCAGGTAGAGGCTATTGATGCATTGTTTGGATATACAGTAAATATCGGTAAGGGCAAACCTACCAATTCAGAATTTATTGCTATGATTGCCGATAAGCTGAGATTGGAATTGAAGGTAAGCTAG